A genomic stretch from Sinorhizobium terangae includes:
- the guaD gene encoding guanine deaminase, with amino-acid sequence MTTTLIRGRLLSFNRAPQAIDDSDAYSYESDGALLIGDGVIKASGPYTAVKAAAPEGVAEIDHRPHLIMPGFIDTHLHFPQMQVMASYAANLLEWLNTYTFPEECRFVETAHAERIAVHFFDEMIRQGTTTATAYCSVHRASADAFFAESLKRDMCMVAGKVMMDRNAPQGLLDTPEMSYDETRAVIADWHGKGRNHVAITPRFAITSTPEQMDVAKSLVGEFPDLHVQTHLSENRDEITYTCELYPEAKDYTDVYARYGLLGPKSLFGHCIHLSDREADAMSESGSVAVFCPTSNLFLGSGLFPLRTLTRRQKPVRVSVASDIGGGTSYSMLKTLDEAYKILQLQGERLNPFDSFHLMTRGNAEALSLVDRIGTLEPGTDADIVVLNMAATPAMALRAEVVNSLADELFLLQTMGDDRAIVETYVAGRPAKSSLGTD; translated from the coding sequence ATGACAACCACCCTCATTCGCGGCCGCCTGCTGAGCTTCAACCGTGCCCCGCAAGCCATCGACGACAGCGATGCCTATTCCTACGAAAGCGACGGCGCGCTGCTCATCGGGGACGGCGTGATCAAGGCGTCCGGGCCGTACACGGCAGTCAAGGCCGCAGCGCCGGAGGGCGTCGCGGAGATCGATCATCGCCCGCATCTGATCATGCCTGGCTTCATCGACACGCACCTTCACTTCCCGCAGATGCAGGTGATGGCCTCCTATGCCGCCAACCTGCTCGAATGGCTGAACACCTACACGTTTCCTGAGGAATGCCGGTTCGTCGAAACGGCGCATGCCGAACGCATTGCCGTTCATTTCTTCGACGAGATGATCCGCCAAGGGACGACGACCGCGACTGCCTATTGCTCGGTCCACAGGGCTTCCGCCGACGCCTTCTTCGCCGAAAGCCTGAAGCGCGACATGTGCATGGTCGCCGGCAAGGTGATGATGGACCGCAACGCACCGCAAGGCCTGCTCGATACCCCTGAGATGAGCTATGACGAGACGCGGGCGGTCATTGCGGACTGGCACGGCAAGGGCCGCAACCACGTCGCCATAACGCCGCGTTTCGCCATCACCTCGACCCCCGAGCAAATGGACGTCGCGAAATCGCTCGTTGGCGAATTCCCGGACCTGCACGTGCAGACGCATCTTTCCGAGAACCGCGACGAGATCACCTACACCTGCGAACTCTATCCGGAAGCGAAGGACTATACCGACGTCTATGCCCGCTACGGCCTGCTTGGACCGAAGAGCCTCTTCGGCCATTGCATCCATCTTTCCGATCGCGAAGCCGATGCCATGAGCGAGAGCGGCTCCGTCGCAGTCTTTTGCCCGACCTCGAACCTCTTCCTGGGCTCGGGACTCTTCCCGCTGCGCACCTTGACGCGCCGGCAGAAGCCGGTGCGCGTCTCCGTCGCCTCCGATATCGGTGGCGGCACCAGCTACTCGATGCTGAAGACACTCGACGAAGCCTACAAGATACTGCAACTGCAGGGCGAGCGGCTGAACCCTTTCGACAGCTTTCACCTGATGACCCGCGGCAATGCCGAGGCGCTGTCGCTCGTCGATCGCATCGGTACCCTGGAGCCAGGCACCGATGCGGATATTGTCGTCCTGAACATGGCGGCGACACCCGCCATGGCGCTGCGCGCCGAAGTGGTCAATTCGCTGGCCGATGAGCTCTTCCTGCTGCAGACAATGGGGGATGATCGCGCGATCGTCGAGACCTATGTGGCGGGCCGTCCGGCCAAATCTTCGCTGGGTACCGACTGA
- the uraD gene encoding 2-oxo-4-hydroxy-4-carboxy-5-ureidoimidazoline decarboxylase: MSDREAFVARFGGVFEHSPWVAERAYDRAASAGLTAGSVHSALCNAFRAASPAERRAVLKAHPDLAGKLAIAGKLTADSRAEQASAGLDRLSPEEHQRFTQLNKAYTKKFGFPFIIAVKGLTKDDILAAFERRIDNSAEEEFETACAQVEQIARLRLKSMLPGDENA, translated from the coding sequence ATGTCTGACAGGGAGGCCTTCGTCGCTCGCTTCGGCGGTGTCTTCGAGCATTCGCCATGGGTGGCCGAGCGCGCCTACGACCGCGCCGCTTCCGCCGGGCTGACCGCCGGCAGCGTCCATTCGGCACTCTGCAACGCGTTTCGTGCGGCGTCTCCCGCCGAACGCCGCGCGGTCCTCAAAGCCCATCCGGATCTTGCCGGCAAGCTCGCGATCGCCGGCAAGCTGACCGCCGACTCCCGGGCCGAGCAGGCGTCTGCCGGACTGGACCGCCTTTCACCCGAGGAGCATCAGCGATTCACTCAGCTCAACAAGGCCTATACGAAGAAATTCGGCTTCCCCTTCATCATCGCGGTCAAGGGTCTGACGAAGGACGACATTCTCGCAGCCTTCGAGAGGCGGATTGACAATTCGGCGGAAGAAGAATTTGAAACCGCCTGCGCGCAGGTGGAGCAGATCGCCCGACTGCGGCTCAAATCCATGCTCCCCGGAGATGAAAATGCCTGA
- a CDS encoding ureidoglycolate lyase, whose protein sequence is MSRLLLIEPLTKEAFAPFGSVIEADPASMRFINGGNTERFHALARADVSGEGAGVIINIFRGQPRAFPYAVTMMERHPLGSQSFSPLDDRPWLAVVAEDEGGHPGRPRVFLASGRQGVNYGRNVWHHPLMAVEAASDFIVVDREGPGNNLEEFFYDEPFVIPVPF, encoded by the coding sequence ATGTCGCGCCTGCTTTTGATCGAGCCCCTCACGAAGGAGGCTTTCGCCCCGTTTGGCAGTGTCATCGAAGCAGATCCGGCATCGATGCGGTTCATCAATGGCGGCAACACCGAACGGTTCCACGCGCTTGCGCGCGCCGACGTGTCGGGCGAGGGCGCCGGCGTCATCATCAACATCTTTCGCGGCCAACCGCGCGCGTTCCCCTATGCCGTCACGATGATGGAGCGCCATCCGCTCGGCAGCCAGAGTTTCTCGCCGCTCGATGATCGGCCGTGGCTGGCGGTCGTGGCCGAGGATGAAGGCGGGCACCCGGGCAGGCCCCGGGTGTTCCTGGCGAGCGGACGGCAAGGGGTCAATTATGGCCGCAATGTCTGGCATCATCCGCTGATGGCGGTCGAAGCAGCGAGCGATTTCATCGTCGTCGACCGCGAAGGGCCGGGCAACAATCTGGAAGAATTCTTCTACGACGAGCCCTTCGTGATCCCCGTTCCCTTCTGA
- the puuD gene encoding urate hydroxylase PuuD — MYEYAIAWEWLAFAARWLHVVTAIAWIGSSFYFIALDLGLVKREHLPPGAYGEEWQVHGGGFYHIQKYLVAPAAMPEHLTWFKWESYMTWLSGFAMLCIVYYGGADLFLIDRHVLDISATTAILISLASLGIGWILYDLLCKSPIGKNTWGLMALLYVVLVAMAWGYTQVFTGRAAFLHLGAFTATIMSANVFFIIIPNQKIVVADLIAGRTPDPKLGAQAKQRSLHNNYLTLPVIFFMLSNHYPLAFATAFNWIIAALVFLMGVTIRHWFNTTHARKGEPTWTWIVTVILFILIMWLSTVPKVLTGEEQAEAAPAFKRFADNAHFPAVKDTISTRCSMCHAAEPAYEGIARAPNGVILESDAEIAAHAREIYIQAGRSHAMPPGNITDMTADERRLVTAWFESAVGETR; from the coding sequence ATGTACGAATACGCCATTGCCTGGGAATGGCTGGCCTTCGCCGCCCGCTGGCTGCATGTCGTCACCGCCATCGCCTGGATCGGCTCATCCTTTTATTTCATCGCGCTCGACCTCGGCCTGGTGAAACGCGAGCATCTTCCTCCCGGCGCCTATGGCGAGGAATGGCAGGTGCATGGCGGCGGCTTCTACCATATCCAGAAATACCTGGTCGCACCGGCGGCGATGCCGGAGCATCTCACCTGGTTCAAGTGGGAATCCTACATGACGTGGCTCTCCGGCTTCGCCATGCTCTGCATCGTCTACTATGGCGGCGCCGATCTTTTTCTGATCGACCGTCACGTGCTGGATATCTCGGCGACAACGGCGATCCTCATCTCGCTCGCCTCGCTCGGGATCGGCTGGATTCTTTACGACCTTCTCTGCAAATCGCCGATCGGCAAGAATACCTGGGGGCTGATGGCGCTGCTTTATGTCGTGCTCGTCGCCATGGCGTGGGGCTACACGCAGGTGTTCACCGGTCGCGCGGCGTTTCTGCATCTTGGTGCCTTCACCGCCACCATCATGTCGGCCAACGTCTTCTTCATCATCATTCCCAACCAGAAGATCGTCGTCGCCGACCTGATCGCAGGCCGCACGCCGGATCCGAAGCTCGGCGCCCAGGCCAAGCAGCGTTCCCTCCACAACAACTATCTGACACTGCCGGTCATCTTCTTCATGCTGTCGAACCACTACCCGCTCGCCTTCGCGACGGCTTTCAACTGGATCATCGCAGCGCTCGTCTTCCTGATGGGGGTGACCATCCGCCATTGGTTCAACACCACCCACGCGCGCAAGGGCGAGCCGACCTGGACCTGGATCGTCACTGTGATCCTCTTCATCCTGATCATGTGGCTCTCGACAGTGCCGAAGGTGTTAACCGGCGAGGAACAGGCCGAGGCCGCGCCGGCCTTCAAGCGCTTCGCCGATAACGCGCATTTTCCAGCGGTGAAGGATACGATCTCGACCCGCTGCAGCATGTGCCACGCAGCCGAGCCCGCTTACGAGGGCATTGCCCGCGCGCCGAACGGCGTCATACTCGAAAGCGACGCCGAGATTGCCGCCCATGCCCGGGAAATCTATATCCAGGCCGGGCGCAGCCATGCCATGCCGCCCGGCAACATAACCGACATGACGGCGGATGAACGCAGGCTGGTGACCGCCTGGTTTGAAAGCGCCGTCGGGGAGACACGATGA
- a CDS encoding alpha-hydroxy acid oxidase, whose product MTQILEIRDLKALAKRRVPKLFFDYADSGAWTEGTYRANEEDFSKIKLRQRVLVDMTNRSLETTMIGQKVSMPVALAPTGLTGMQHADGEMLAAQAAEAFGVPFTLSTMSICSIEDVASVTTKPFWFQLYVMREREFVLNLIDRAKAAKCSALVLTLDLQILGQRHKDLRNGLSAPPRMTPKHLWQMATRPGWCMKMLGTNRRTFRNIVGHAKSVTDLSSLGAWTNEQFDPQLSWKDVEWIKERWGGPLILKGILDPEDAKMAAKTGADAIVVSNHGGRQLDGAPSSISMLPRIVDAVGHQIEVHLDGGIRSGQDVLKAIALGAQGTFIGRPFLYGLGAMGKEGVTLALEIIRKEMDVTMALCGKRSITDVGRDILAEYDQLPR is encoded by the coding sequence ATGACGCAAATCCTCGAAATCCGCGATCTCAAGGCGCTCGCCAAGCGGCGTGTTCCAAAACTCTTCTTCGACTATGCCGACAGCGGCGCCTGGACGGAGGGGACCTATCGCGCCAACGAGGAGGATTTTTCGAAGATCAAGCTGCGTCAGCGGGTTCTGGTCGACATGACCAACCGCTCGCTGGAAACGACGATGATCGGCCAGAAGGTGTCGATGCCGGTTGCACTTGCGCCGACAGGGCTCACCGGCATGCAGCATGCCGACGGAGAAATGCTGGCGGCACAGGCCGCGGAGGCTTTCGGGGTACCCTTCACGCTTTCAACCATGAGCATCTGCTCCATCGAGGATGTCGCTTCGGTCACCACCAAGCCCTTCTGGTTCCAGCTTTATGTGATGCGCGAGCGCGAATTCGTACTGAACCTGATCGACCGCGCGAAGGCCGCCAAATGCTCGGCGCTCGTCCTGACGCTCGATCTGCAGATCCTCGGCCAGCGCCACAAGGACCTGCGCAATGGCCTTTCCGCACCGCCGCGCATGACGCCGAAGCACCTCTGGCAGATGGCGACCCGACCCGGCTGGTGCATGAAGATGCTCGGCACCAACCGGCGCACCTTCCGCAATATCGTCGGTCACGCCAAAAGCGTCACCGATCTTTCGTCGCTCGGCGCCTGGACCAACGAGCAGTTCGATCCGCAGCTTTCCTGGAAGGACGTCGAATGGATCAAGGAGCGCTGGGGCGGCCCGTTGATCCTCAAGGGAATCCTCGACCCCGAGGATGCGAAGATGGCCGCCAAGACCGGCGCCGACGCGATCGTCGTTTCGAACCACGGCGGGCGCCAGCTTGACGGAGCACCCTCGTCGATCAGCATGCTGCCACGCATCGTCGATGCCGTCGGACACCAGATCGAAGTCCATCTCGATGGCGGCATCCGCTCGGGCCAGGATGTGCTGAAGGCGATCGCACTCGGTGCGCAAGGGACGTTCATCGGCCGCCCCTTCCTCTACGGCCTCGGCGCCATGGGCAAGGAGGGCGTGACGCTCGCGCTCGAGATCATCCGCAAGGAGATGGACGTCACCATGGCCCTCTGCGGCAAGCGCAGCATCACCGACGTCGGCCGCGACATCCTCGCGGAGTACGATCAGCTTCCGCGATAG
- the uraH gene encoding hydroxyisourate hydrolase, which yields MSKTGRLTTHVLDTALGKPAEGLRIDLYWLEGEERQLIRTVHTNSDGRVDGPMVEGVAFMAGNYELVFHAGDYLRATGVVLPKPAFLDLIPLRFGIADPGSHYHVPLLLSPYGYSTYRGS from the coding sequence ATGAGCAAGACCGGGCGGCTTACGACCCATGTCCTCGACACCGCGCTCGGCAAACCGGCCGAGGGCCTGAGGATCGATCTTTATTGGCTGGAGGGTGAGGAGCGGCAATTGATCCGCACGGTCCACACCAACAGCGACGGGCGTGTCGACGGACCGATGGTCGAAGGCGTGGCCTTCATGGCGGGCAATTACGAACTGGTCTTCCACGCCGGCGACTATCTCCGGGCAACGGGCGTCGTCCTTCCGAAGCCGGCCTTCCTCGACCTCATCCCCTTGCGCTTCGGGATCGCCGATCCCGGAAGCCACTATCACGTCCCGCTGCTGCTCTCGCCCTACGGCTATTCCACCTATCGCGGAAGCTGA
- a CDS encoding DUF1045 domain-containing protein — MRYAICFTPPMGDPLSAVAASWLGRNVYSDEPTELPSVAGLSVPEIAFHTAAPRRFGFHAMIMAPFCLNEATNETELLKALMHFASAEAPFEIARMEVARFSQCWGLVPQVPSHEMHLLAARVVQAFDRFRAPMSEDEIERCDPDRLTAPQFTNLHRWGDPYVMDEYRFHMKLTGALNPETARRMEAPLRELFEPHLERPLSIGSLALFIEQDPGAPMRVHSQHPLGKISARLRDGAAKRSAIESLTEGRAARPIPYIMASLLAGR; from the coding sequence ATGCGTTACGCCATTTGTTTCACTCCACCTATGGGGGACCCGCTGTCGGCGGTGGCCGCCAGCTGGCTCGGGCGGAACGTCTATTCGGATGAGCCGACGGAACTGCCTTCCGTTGCCGGACTGAGCGTTCCGGAGATCGCCTTCCACACGGCAGCACCCCGCCGCTTCGGCTTTCATGCCATGATCATGGCGCCGTTCTGCCTCAACGAGGCGACCAACGAGACCGAGCTGCTGAAGGCGCTGATGCATTTTGCCAGCGCCGAGGCCCCCTTCGAAATCGCGCGGATGGAGGTTGCCCGGTTCAGCCAGTGCTGGGGGCTGGTGCCGCAGGTGCCGAGCCATGAAATGCACCTGCTCGCCGCCCGTGTCGTCCAGGCATTCGACAGGTTTCGCGCGCCGATGAGCGAGGACGAGATCGAACGGTGTGACCCGGACCGGCTGACCGCACCGCAATTCACCAACCTCCATCGCTGGGGCGATCCCTACGTGATGGACGAGTATCGCTTTCACATGAAGCTGACGGGCGCCTTGAATCCGGAAACCGCCCGGCGCATGGAGGCGCCCCTCAGGGAGCTATTCGAGCCGCATTTGGAAAGGCCGCTTTCGATCGGCAGCCTTGCCCTGTTCATCGAGCAGGATCCGGGCGCGCCGATGCGGGTCCATTCTCAGCATCCGCTTGGCAAGATTTCCGCCCGTCTGCGCGACGGCGCGGCGAAACGGTCGGCCATCGAAAGCCTGACCGAAGGTCGCGCTGCCCGGCCGATACCCTACATCATGGCCTCCTTGCTTGCGGGCCGGTAG
- the puuE gene encoding allantoinase PuuE, protein MAEASYPRDLVGYGRMPPQVRWPGDAHIAVQFVLNYEEGGESCILDGDPASECLLSEIVGAQPWPGQRNLNMESIYEYGARAGFWRLWRLFTSRGVALTVYGVTLAMARNPEAVAAMKEAGWEIASHGLRWLEYRDFPEEVEREHIREVVRLHTELTGERPLGIYQGKPSVNTLKLVLEEGGFLYSCDSYADELPYWIPGLTADKPHLIIPYTLDANDMRFATNQGFNSGDQFFTYLKDTFDVLYAEGKEGSPKMMNIGLHCRLVGRPGRAAALARFIDYVLSHDKVWIPRRIDIARHWYDHHKPEGVR, encoded by the coding sequence ATGGCAGAGGCTTCCTATCCGCGCGACCTCGTCGGCTACGGGCGCATGCCGCCGCAGGTGCGCTGGCCGGGTGATGCACACATCGCCGTGCAGTTCGTCCTGAACTACGAGGAGGGAGGCGAAAGCTGCATTCTCGATGGCGACCCGGCGTCCGAATGCCTGCTGTCGGAGATCGTCGGCGCGCAGCCCTGGCCGGGCCAGCGCAATCTCAACATGGAATCGATCTACGAGTATGGCGCCCGGGCCGGGTTCTGGCGGCTGTGGCGCCTGTTCACGAGCCGCGGCGTCGCGCTCACGGTCTATGGCGTAACGCTTGCGATGGCGCGCAATCCCGAGGCGGTCGCGGCGATGAAGGAGGCGGGCTGGGAGATCGCCAGCCACGGACTGCGCTGGCTCGAATACAGGGATTTCCCGGAAGAGGTCGAGCGCGAGCATATCCGCGAGGTCGTCCGCCTGCATACGGAACTGACCGGCGAGCGGCCGCTCGGAATCTATCAGGGCAAGCCCTCGGTCAACACGCTGAAGCTCGTACTGGAGGAGGGCGGTTTTCTCTACTCCTGCGATTCCTATGCAGACGAGCTTCCCTACTGGATTCCTGGACTGACCGCAGACAAGCCGCATCTCATCATTCCCTACACGCTCGATGCGAACGACATGCGCTTTGCGACCAATCAGGGGTTCAATTCCGGCGACCAGTTCTTCACCTACCTCAAGGACACGTTCGACGTGCTCTATGCGGAGGGCAAGGAAGGCAGTCCGAAGATGATGAACATCGGCCTGCATTGCCGCCTCGTCGGCCGTCCGGGCCGTGCCGCTGCGCTCGCCCGTTTCATCGATTACGTGCTGTCCCACGACAAGGTCTGGATCCCGCGGCGCATCGACATTGCGCGCCATTGGTACGATCATCACAAGCCGGAGGGTGTGCGCTGA